The proteins below come from a single Cannabis sativa cultivar Pink pepper isolate KNU-18-1 chromosome 3, ASM2916894v1, whole genome shotgun sequence genomic window:
- the LOC133035547 gene encoding uncharacterized protein LOC133035547, whose amino-acid sequence MERHKVLWWCILSQALPVRAVIGRGFLIEDTRCPLCGVGEETMEHLFLTCDVAMHLWRSSPWGIFPVCESGIRVWDWVKFIWNLNNRGVRAEDVFLYASIVVDNIWRMRNDVVHNNSPPDVLHCIDIICSSFAELHTTLLLSRSPLLRES is encoded by the coding sequence ATGGAGCGTCATAAAGTTCTCTGGTGGTGCATCCTCTCTCAAGCTCTTCCGGTTCGAGCAGTAATTGGTAGAGGATTTCTAATTGAGGATACTAGATGTCCTTTATGTGGAGTGGGGGAGGAAACCATGGAACATCTATTTCTAACTTGTGATGTGGCGATGCACTTGTGGCGTTCGTCAccttggggaatttttccggtGTGTGAGTCTGGTATTCGAGTTTGGGATTGGGTGAAGTTCATTTGGAACCTTAACAACAGGGGTGTCAGGGCCGAGGATGTCTTTCTCTATGCTTCTATTGTTGTTGACAATATCTGGCGGATGCGTAATGATGTGGTTCACAACAATAGCCCTCCTGATGTTTTGCATTGTATTGACATTATTTGTTCTTCTTTTGCAGAGCTACATACTACTCTTTTGCTTAGTCGTTCGCCATTGTTGAGGGAAAGCTAG